From Dethiosulfovibrio russensis, a single genomic window includes:
- the mnmG gene encoding tRNA uridine-5-carboxymethylaminomethyl(34) synthesis enzyme MnmG → MTNKVYDVIVVGAGHAGCEAALVAARMGHDTLLLNLYLDNIALMPCNPSIGGPAKGHLVREISALGGEQARATDRSALMMRWLNTSKGPAVRALRAQCDLHDYHWHYREVLEHCPGLELHQDTVVGLIVEGDRVKGVETLYGLSYHARSVILTTGTYLDGRVHIGNVNFSSGPLGQIPAHGLGENLLKLGFRMGRLKTGTTPRVHSDSIDWSELQIQEGEEEPQSMDLWDKPEVYRHITCGVGKTNLDTHRIITENLDRSPVSSGTITGTGPRYCPSIESKVMQFPDKDSHTIFFEPVARGSKETYLQNFSTSLPYDVQIEMTRTLPGCREARIMRAGYAIEYDYMDPTQLTPWLETKAIKGLFCAGQINGTSGYEEAAAQGLMAGINAVLRLRGEPYLVLGRHEAYIGVLIDDLVTKGTREPYRMLTSRCEHRLLMRHDNADRRLSGIGRKLGLLDDGRWEILVERWRNTDREIKRLGSTRIKPSDDVNSDLASIGEAPMDRSLTGAELLRRPGVDYDFLSRYIPSGEDLEGHIRRRVEVEIKYAGYVARQERSVKKFERMEALTIPDDFDYRSMKGLLAESLEKLERIRPKTLGQARRISGVTPTDLQLLSLALSVRRRRDGAA, encoded by the coding sequence ATGACGAATAAAGTATACGACGTGATAGTTGTAGGAGCGGGCCACGCCGGATGCGAGGCCGCCTTGGTAGCCGCCAGAATGGGTCACGACACTCTTCTTTTGAACCTGTATCTGGACAACATAGCCCTGATGCCCTGCAATCCCTCCATAGGTGGACCGGCGAAGGGACATCTGGTCAGGGAGATATCCGCCCTTGGAGGAGAACAGGCCAGGGCGACGGATCGCTCCGCCTTGATGATGAGATGGCTCAACACCTCCAAGGGACCTGCCGTAAGAGCCCTCAGGGCCCAATGCGATCTCCACGACTACCACTGGCACTATCGCGAAGTCCTCGAACACTGTCCCGGTCTGGAATTGCACCAGGACACTGTGGTCGGTCTGATAGTCGAGGGGGACCGGGTCAAGGGAGTTGAGACACTGTACGGTCTCTCATACCACGCCAGATCGGTAATACTGACCACCGGGACATATCTGGACGGGAGGGTCCACATAGGTAATGTTAACTTCTCCTCCGGACCTCTGGGACAGATTCCGGCCCACGGACTGGGCGAGAACCTCTTGAAGCTGGGATTCCGCATGGGAAGGCTCAAGACCGGCACCACTCCCAGGGTCCACTCGGATTCCATAGACTGGAGCGAACTTCAGATCCAGGAGGGCGAGGAGGAGCCTCAGTCCATGGACCTGTGGGATAAACCGGAGGTATATCGCCATATAACCTGCGGCGTAGGAAAGACCAACCTGGACACTCACAGGATAATAACGGAAAACCTGGACAGGTCGCCTGTGAGCTCCGGCACTATCACTGGAACCGGACCTAGATACTGTCCGTCCATAGAGTCCAAGGTGATGCAGTTTCCCGATAAGGACAGTCACACCATATTTTTCGAGCCGGTCGCCAGAGGATCCAAGGAGACATACCTTCAGAACTTCTCCACCAGCCTGCCCTACGACGTCCAGATAGAGATGACCAGGACTCTCCCGGGATGCAGGGAAGCCAGGATAATGAGGGCCGGATACGCCATTGAATACGATTACATGGACCCGACCCAGCTCACCCCTTGGCTGGAGACCAAGGCTATAAAGGGTCTCTTCTGCGCCGGACAGATAAACGGCACCTCCGGCTACGAGGAGGCCGCTGCTCAGGGCCTTATGGCCGGTATAAACGCCGTTCTACGACTAAGAGGAGAGCCCTATTTAGTATTGGGTCGCCACGAGGCCTATATAGGGGTCCTGATAGACGATCTTGTCACCAAAGGTACCAGGGAGCCTTATCGTATGTTGACCAGCCGCTGCGAGCACAGACTGCTTATGAGACACGACAACGCAGACAGAAGGCTCTCCGGCATAGGTAGAAAACTAGGCCTCCTGGACGACGGCAGATGGGAGATACTGGTGGAACGGTGGCGAAACACGGATCGAGAGATAAAAAGACTGGGATCCACGAGGATAAAGCCGTCGGATGACGTAAACTCCGATCTCGCCTCCATAGGGGAGGCCCCTATGGACAGGTCTCTTACGGGAGCGGAACTTTTGAGACGCCCCGGCGTCGATTACGACTTTCTGTCTCGATATATACCCTCTGGAGAGGATCTAGAGGGTCATATACGTCGTAGGGTGGAGGTTGAGATCAAGTACGCCGGTTACGTGGCGAGACAGGAGAGATCGGTGAAGAAGTTCGAGAGGATGGAGGCGTTGACCATTCCTGACGATTTCGACTACAGATCGATGAAGGGCCTGTTGGCCGAGAGCCTGGAAAAGCTCGAGAGGATCCGTCCTAAGACACTGGGACAGGCCAGACGTATATCCGGGGTAACCCCTACGGACCTGCAGCTTCTGTCTCTGGCACTGTCGGTCAGGAGACGGAGAGATGGCGCGGCGTAG
- the recF gene encoding DNA replication/repair protein RecF (All proteins in this family for which functions are known are DNA-binding proteins that assist the filamentation of RecA onto DNA for the initiation of recombination or recombinational repair.): MFFSESGTRNFRNLETGRIKWDRKLNLLIGPNGAGKTNILESLHILTGWGPFKSLRKSPLLNWDSDESRGFLEGTFEGEEDVLVQSSVTSRCAMKCDGKRSNCASIRFRVPALAFLPGDLALIEGGPSVRRRFLDVLCALLYPIYALKLTEYRRAVRHKRALLSEGRSTELIDSVMAPMAEWIWTCREKASLAVTMGLESFSDLLPGPIELALSRGGIGLAGNNPIGYIEGVRSRRRAEIGSGRPLVGPHRDDLTIDASGMEASSRFSRGQRRRTSLAMVMAAGWAVERKLRRSPILLLDEVASELDQSGREITVETLVSSGWQIFAATAEDDLIRWPGSLWTVREGRITRREE, translated from the coding sequence GTGTTTTTCTCCGAAAGCGGAACCAGAAACTTCAGAAATCTTGAGACCGGAAGGATAAAGTGGGATAGAAAGCTAAACCTTCTGATAGGTCCAAACGGAGCGGGCAAGACCAATATTCTCGAGAGCCTTCACATACTCACAGGATGGGGACCGTTCAAGTCTCTAAGGAAATCGCCTCTTCTGAACTGGGACTCGGACGAGTCCAGAGGATTCCTGGAGGGGACCTTCGAAGGCGAGGAGGATGTTCTGGTTCAATCCTCGGTCACGTCTCGATGTGCCATGAAATGCGACGGAAAGAGAAGCAACTGCGCCTCAATAAGGTTCAGGGTTCCAGCTCTGGCCTTTCTGCCAGGAGATCTGGCCCTCATCGAAGGAGGACCGTCGGTCAGGAGGCGGTTTTTAGATGTCCTCTGCGCCCTTCTCTACCCGATCTACGCACTGAAACTGACCGAGTACAGACGGGCGGTAAGACACAAGAGGGCCCTTCTGTCCGAGGGAAGAAGCACCGAGCTTATCGACTCGGTAATGGCTCCTATGGCGGAGTGGATATGGACCTGCAGGGAAAAGGCATCCCTGGCCGTGACGATGGGACTGGAGAGCTTCTCCGACCTCCTTCCGGGACCGATAGAGCTGGCCCTTTCCAGAGGGGGAATCGGCCTCGCCGGGAATAATCCCATAGGATACATCGAGGGAGTCCGGTCCAGAAGACGGGCCGAGATCGGATCGGGACGGCCTCTGGTGGGACCTCACAGGGACGATCTGACCATAGACGCATCCGGGATGGAGGCATCCTCCAGGTTCAGCAGAGGCCAGAGAAGACGGACATCCCTTGCGATGGTGATGGCGGCGGGATGGGCGGTGGAGAGAAAGCTGCGGCGGTCCCCTATCCTTTTGCTGGACGAGGTGGCCTCGGAGCTGGATCAATCCGGCAGGGAGATAACGGTCGAGACCCTGGTCTCCTCGGGATGGCAGATATTCGCAGCCACCGCAGAGGACGACCTGATTCGTTGGCCCGGATCCCTATGGACCGTTAGAGAAGGACGTATAACCAGACGGGAGGAATGA
- the dnaN gene encoding DNA polymerase III subunit beta, producing MKLTIDKTAFMKSWNIAERVAAQKSTLSVLSGILCTAENGNVTLQATDLKTSVKVKSEGITVDEPGKAVLPVKVVGELFKKAPTSIFTVEVAEGGTGILLSGRNRYRFTTYPADDFPPLPSPEGTSPFCILAKDELHRILDEGGIAGSMGEEFPKYLGAELLQVKSGECHCVSTDGRRLSLSKAYVDKESPEQDMLLPLASVREFLRILSGLGEDLQVNVSVDGALGYFHMDSLDFSVRRVDSSFPNYERILSPNTTTTLDVDRSQFISALERVDVVVRDHSRMVVLILSPGGDLKLSGRAPEIGEATEIVDGIIKGESLKVAFNVGFLIDGLKAFHGDKVSLSFNGQEGQMMMLRPNESDFLYMLMPIKLKSADLDGLDDGGDDL from the coding sequence ATGAAGCTCACTATAGATAAAACCGCCTTCATGAAGAGCTGGAACATAGCGGAAAGGGTCGCTGCACAGAAGAGCACCCTAAGCGTGTTATCCGGAATACTCTGTACGGCTGAAAACGGAAATGTAACTCTACAGGCAACCGATCTAAAAACCTCCGTCAAGGTTAAATCAGAGGGAATAACTGTAGACGAACCGGGAAAAGCGGTCCTTCCCGTAAAGGTAGTTGGAGAGCTTTTCAAGAAAGCTCCTACCTCCATATTTACGGTAGAGGTAGCGGAGGGAGGTACGGGAATCCTTCTCTCCGGTAGAAACAGATATCGTTTCACCACCTACCCGGCCGACGACTTTCCTCCCCTTCCCTCTCCGGAGGGAACGTCTCCTTTCTGCATTTTGGCGAAAGACGAACTTCATAGGATCCTTGACGAAGGAGGAATAGCTGGAAGCATGGGAGAGGAATTCCCCAAATACCTGGGAGCGGAGCTTCTTCAGGTCAAATCCGGCGAATGTCACTGCGTATCCACCGACGGCAGAAGACTCTCTCTTTCCAAGGCCTATGTAGACAAGGAAAGCCCGGAACAGGACATGTTGCTGCCTCTGGCATCGGTAAGAGAGTTTCTGAGGATACTCTCCGGACTCGGTGAGGACCTTCAGGTGAACGTATCGGTAGACGGAGCTCTCGGCTATTTCCATATGGACTCTCTGGATTTCTCGGTGAGAAGGGTGGATTCGTCCTTTCCCAACTACGAGAGGATACTGAGTCCTAACACGACCACGACACTCGACGTGGATAGGTCTCAGTTCATATCGGCCCTGGAGAGGGTCGACGTGGTGGTCAGGGACCATAGCCGGATGGTGGTACTGATACTCTCTCCAGGAGGAGACCTGAAACTATCCGGAAGGGCTCCCGAGATAGGCGAGGCCACCGAGATAGTGGACGGAATAATAAAGGGCGAGTCCCTCAAGGTAGCCTTCAACGTAGGGTTCCTAATAGACGGACTGAAGGCTTTTCACGGCGACAAGGTCTCCCTTTCCTTCAACGGCCAGGAGGGACAGATGATGATGCTCAGGCCCAACGAAAGCGATTTTCTCTACATGCTTATGCCCATAAAACTCAAGAGCGCCGATCTGGACGGTCTGGACGACGGCGGAGACGACCTATAG
- the dnaA gene encoding chromosomal replication initiator protein DnaA, protein MKDVEKLWQDIVAASTPKLPDGTVDVWLKTCVPLSMEDEVILLDVANDFIKVQIQNRFQKILEDTMKDLGYGKGLKLNVGTGDNRKEQERAERTIKPESQGKVSGLNPNYLFSSFVVGKSNRLAHAASLAVAESPGAAYNPLFIWGGVGLGKTHLMHAIGHHALQNDRNLKVGYVSSEKFTNELITSIKNNRTAEFRARYRTMDLLLIDDIQFLAGKESTQEEFFHTFNSLHDGKKQIVLSSDRPPKDIKSIEDRLVSRFEWGLVTDIQSPDYETRIAILTKKAEFRNYPMPEDVINYLAQNVPSNIRELEGALNRVIACAELNSEPVTVENTSEWLKDIVRHTSKGPVSINLIQQIVAEECSFTVEDLTSSKRTSEIALARQIAMFVCRKHTESSLQQIGSAFNKKDHTTVLHAQKKIEQLLLDNARVKGIVDNVESKL, encoded by the coding sequence GTGAAAGACGTGGAAAAACTATGGCAAGACATCGTGGCGGCATCTACGCCTAAACTTCCGGACGGAACGGTAGACGTGTGGCTGAAGACCTGCGTTCCCCTATCCATGGAGGACGAGGTTATTTTACTGGACGTGGCCAACGATTTTATAAAGGTGCAGATCCAGAACCGTTTCCAGAAAATACTGGAAGACACCATGAAGGATCTAGGTTACGGAAAGGGCCTGAAGCTGAACGTCGGGACCGGAGATAACAGAAAGGAACAGGAGAGAGCGGAGAGGACCATAAAGCCCGAATCCCAGGGAAAGGTGAGCGGACTTAACCCGAACTACCTATTTTCCTCCTTCGTCGTGGGCAAATCCAACAGGCTGGCCCACGCCGCTAGTCTGGCCGTGGCCGAGAGCCCTGGAGCCGCCTACAACCCCCTGTTCATATGGGGAGGGGTGGGACTGGGTAAGACCCATCTTATGCACGCTATAGGGCACCATGCCCTTCAAAACGACAGAAATCTCAAGGTAGGCTACGTCAGCTCGGAGAAGTTCACCAACGAGCTCATAACGAGCATAAAGAACAACAGAACTGCCGAGTTCAGGGCCAGATACAGGACCATGGACCTCCTGCTGATAGACGATATACAGTTTCTCGCCGGAAAGGAAAGCACCCAGGAGGAGTTTTTCCACACCTTCAACAGCCTCCACGACGGAAAGAAACAGATCGTTCTGAGCTCGGACAGGCCTCCCAAGGACATAAAATCCATCGAGGACAGATTGGTCAGCCGTTTCGAATGGGGATTGGTGACGGACATTCAGTCGCCTGACTACGAGACCAGAATAGCCATACTTACCAAGAAGGCCGAGTTCAGGAACTACCCCATGCCGGAGGACGTCATAAACTACCTGGCCCAGAACGTACCGAGCAACATAAGGGAGCTGGAGGGGGCCCTCAACAGGGTTATAGCCTGTGCGGAGCTCAACAGCGAGCCCGTCACGGTGGAAAACACCTCGGAATGGCTCAAGGACATAGTGAGACACACCTCCAAGGGTCCGGTGAGCATAAACCTCATACAGCAGATAGTGGCGGAGGAATGCTCCTTCACCGTGGAGGATCTCACCAGCAGCAAGAGGACCTCGGAGATAGCCTTGGCGAGACAGATAGCCATGTTCGTATGCAGAAAACACACCGAGAGCAGTCTTCAGCAGATAGGATCGGCCTTCAACAAAAAGGACCATACTACGGTTCTCCACGCTCAGAAGAAGATAGAACAGCTTCTTCTGGACAATGCCAGGGTGAAAGGAATTGTGGATAACGTTGAGTCTAAGCTGTGA